The Cohaesibacter intestini genome includes a window with the following:
- a CDS encoding S8 family peptidase, whose product MKRAAFQTLTCMGLGCLLLLSPDFVAPSHANDYYSESVRKPKHRDRGGSNLIGPAIGLGITIIQGVRERERQRQREAPVYDAPPPQTKKPVRTKRPKVTKRPNRTKRPAQQARNPKPPRYNPRIVLPEVLRVARAKPRIYSIGDKPWSSDKDFVVTLRPGLTQATVEAFLEQYGLTRLEQTRVALLDQVVLKVAYPESMSPQEALRMATDERVFRAQPNYYYYPSADNQVESADPFAELQYAFAKMGLTRLTDGESGEGVKLAVIDSGIRADHPAIGGQVTESFSAFPEADGATLNADHGTAVASIIAAQSGMKGVARDVALMSAQVFRFNEAGHMVGDSYDIVRGIDWAVANGAKILNLSFAGRQDSLLAAAVDAADAKGVIMVAAAGNEGADAPAAYPAAYDNVIAVTATDEDDGLYDFANRGTHVELAAPGVDVLVAAGLDGYGLQTGTSMATAYISGSVALMLGREPDLAVRAIKERLARSALDLGETGRDRDFGFGRLDAFKAVTNVTQSAQAN is encoded by the coding sequence ATGAAACGAGCAGCTTTTCAAACATTGACCTGTATGGGGCTAGGGTGCCTGTTGTTGCTGAGCCCAGACTTTGTCGCGCCATCTCACGCCAATGACTATTACAGTGAGAGCGTTCGCAAACCCAAACACCGGGACCGGGGCGGCAGCAATCTGATCGGTCCGGCTATCGGGCTTGGTATCACCATCATTCAAGGGGTGCGGGAGCGGGAACGCCAGCGTCAGCGCGAGGCTCCGGTCTATGACGCGCCGCCACCACAGACCAAGAAACCTGTGCGCACCAAGCGGCCCAAGGTGACGAAACGGCCCAATCGGACCAAACGACCGGCACAGCAAGCGCGCAATCCCAAGCCACCGCGTTACAATCCACGCATTGTGCTGCCTGAGGTGCTGCGCGTGGCGCGGGCCAAGCCGCGCATCTATTCCATTGGCGATAAACCCTGGTCGAGTGACAAGGATTTTGTCGTGACCCTGCGACCCGGTCTGACTCAGGCCACCGTTGAAGCCTTTCTTGAGCAATATGGATTGACGCGACTTGAGCAGACGCGGGTCGCGCTGCTGGATCAGGTGGTTTTGAAAGTAGCCTATCCGGAGAGCATGTCGCCGCAGGAAGCGTTGCGCATGGCGACTGATGAGCGGGTTTTCCGCGCTCAACCCAACTATTACTACTATCCATCCGCGGACAATCAGGTCGAAAGCGCTGATCCTTTTGCCGAGCTGCAATATGCCTTCGCCAAGATGGGACTGACCCGCTTGACCGATGGTGAAAGCGGTGAAGGGGTTAAGCTGGCGGTGATCGATAGCGGCATCAGAGCTGATCATCCGGCGATTGGTGGGCAGGTGACCGAAAGTTTCTCGGCCTTCCCTGAGGCTGATGGCGCGACACTCAATGCCGACCACGGCACGGCTGTGGCCTCGATCATTGCTGCGCAATCGGGTATGAAAGGCGTTGCGCGGGACGTGGCTTTGATGTCGGCGCAGGTTTTCCGGTTCAACGAGGCAGGTCACATGGTGGGCGACAGCTACGACATCGTGCGTGGCATCGACTGGGCGGTGGCCAATGGCGCCAAGATTCTCAATCTCAGCTTTGCAGGGCGGCAGGATTCTCTTCTGGCAGCTGCAGTCGACGCAGCAGATGCCAAAGGTGTCATCATGGTGGCTGCTGCTGGCAATGAGGGGGCGGATGCGCCTGCAGCTTATCCGGCGGCTTATGACAATGTGATTGCGGTGACCGCCACCGATGAGGATGATGGCCTTTATGATTTTGCCAATCGCGGAACGCATGTGGAACTGGCTGCGCCTGGCGTCGATGTGCTGGTGGCTGCCGGACTGGACGGGTATGGACTGCAAACCGGTACATCGATGGCAACAGCCTATATTTCCGGGTCGGTTGCCTTGATGCTGGGGCGTGAACCTGACCTTGCTGTGCGAGCCATCAAGGAGCGTCTGGCGCGCTCGGCGCTGGATCTGGGCGAGACGGGGCGCGACCGGGACTTCGGCTTTGGGCGGCTTGACGCCTTCAAGGCCGTAACCAACGTTACCCAGTCGGCCCAAGCGAACTGA